In Pseudomonadota bacterium, the genomic stretch CGCGAGCCAAGCCAGGCCGCCACCGCGCCGGTCGGCACACCGTGTGACATCCGTGCGGGGTCGGCGCTGAATACGTCTCTGTTTCACACCGGACTCGAATTCGTCGTCGGCGTGGTCGCCCAAATCGAATCGTAACGCGCCGCGCGCTGAAGCTTAACCCACCTCGCCTGCACGCACTTCAATACTGCAGGCATGAAAAAAGCCACCGCACGTAAACGCCGGTACGCGTTCCGATTGCGTATCATCGACAATACCGAAGCCTTTCGAGCGCTTCGGCGCGAATGGTCAAACCTGCTCGAGAACACCGCACAGGAATCGGTGTTTCTCAGTTGGGAGTGGCTCTTTACCTGGTGGGAGGTGTTTGCCGACCCGTCGCGCGACCTGCACATCATCGCGGTGTACGAGCGCGACACGCTCGTGGGTGTCATGCCTGTATATGGACACCACTGTCGCGGCTACGGCTACGTGTTGCGCTGGCTCGGCACCGGCGAAGCCCCCGAAGACGCCATCGTCTCGGAGTACCTCGACATCGTCTGCAAGCGTGGCTTCGAGGCCCCCGTTGTCCGTTTCATTGCACGATCGTTGCGGTTCAACGACACCTGGTCGGCGATCGTGCTGAGCGACGCCTTGAGCGGCCACCTCGCGCTCAAACTCGTGGCGATCATGGACACCTGGTTCAGCACCGACGTCGTGCACACCGCCCAACGCTACTTCGTGCCGTTGAGCGGCAAACGCGACAATCACATCAGTCGCCTGTCAGACAGTCGGCAGAAACGCCTGAAACGCTGTCGACGCGCGATCGAACGCGACGCGGGCACCCTCACCCGACACACAATCTCACACCCCGACGATGTCCGACCGTACCTGAGTGTGGTGAAGGCCTTGCACA encodes the following:
- a CDS encoding GNAT family N-acetyltransferase, coding for MKKATARKRRYAFRLRIIDNTEAFRALRREWSNLLENTAQESVFLSWEWLFTWWEVFADPSRDLHIIAVYERDTLVGVMPVYGHHCRGYGYVLRWLGTGEAPEDAIVSEYLDIVCKRGFEAPVVRFIARSLRFNDTWSAIVLSDALSGHLALKLVAIMDTWFSTDVVHTAQRYFVPLSGKRDNHISRLSDSRQKRLKRCRRAIERDAGTLTRHTISHPDDVRPYLSVVKALHNMRWEGRRGGGVYNSARFYAFHEACLRRLSGRHQADVVIFSIKNQPAAALHLYYSKGRCHYYQSGFSNTAVNRYMPLFVSHMAEMGTCRARGLTEYDFMRGSTDSYKADFGCDTEPMFDAVVHRHRLSLTYHRVRRHTRRTAKRSLLALQALGVMLLYLVTEGTFDGRSD